Part of the Myxococcales bacterium genome, CTGCTCGACGAAATTAAAAAGTAATCCACCATCCGGGGTAGGAAATACCATGATGCGTTACATACCGCAGACCGCGGGTGATGTGTCGCGCCTCCTGGAGGCCGTCGGTGTCGCCCGGGTCGAAGAATTGTTCGCTTCGCTGCCGGCCGCGGCGCGTCTGGCGGGCGAGCTCGACTTGCCCGCGCCACTGGCCGAGAGCGAGTTGCAGGCGCACCTGGGCGCGCTGGCGGCCGCCGGCCCGACCGGGCCCTGTTTCGCGGGCGGCGGCGCTTACCGCCATTACATTCCCGCAGCGTCGGATCACCTGCTGCGCCGTAGCGAGATTTACACCGCCTATACGCCCTATCAGCCGGAAATCAGCCAAGGTACGCTGCAGATCATTTTCGAATTTCAGACGATGATCGCCCGCCTGCTCGGGCTGGAAGTCGCCAACGCCAGCATGTACGACGGCGCGACGGCGGTCGCCGAGGCCGCGCTGATGATCAAGCGCGTCGCCAAGCACGACCGGCTGATCGTTTCGGCCGGGCTGCATCCACAATACCTGGAAACCCTGCGGACCTACCTCAAGTGGACGACGCTGCGGATCGAAATCGCGCCGCTGGGCGCCGACGGCCGCACCGATTACGAGGCGCTGGCCGGCCGGATCGACGACCAGACGGGCGGAGTGCTCGTGCAGTCGCCCAACTACCTGGGCGTCATCGAGGACACGCGGCGCGTCGGCGCGC contains:
- a CDS encoding aminomethyl-transferring glycine dehydrogenase subunit GcvPA, producing the protein MRYIPQTAGDVSRLLEAVGVARVEELFASLPAAARLAGELDLPAPLAESELQAHLGALAAAGPTGPCFAGGGAYRHYIPAASDHLLRRSEIYTAYTPYQPEISQGTLQIIFEFQTMIARLLGLEVANASMYDGATAVAEAALMIKRVAKHDRLIVSAGLHPQYLETLRTYLKWTTLRIEIAPLGADGRTDYEALAGRIDDQTGGVLVQSPNYLGVIEDTRRVGALVKGKTTRFIHAFTEPLAFGLIASPGESGAHIACGEGQSLGVPISFGGPGLGLFATNPKDMRAMPGRVCGESVDHDGKRAFCLTMATREQHIRREKATSNICTNNGLMATAATIYMALMGREGLRETAQLNHAKAEYLKGRLAAVGTLPFAAPTFNEFAWIPKRPATEVLAALGEAGMIGGLPLAGFAPGLENAVLTCATELNTREEIDRYVEIVRSL